A single window of Sphingobacterium sp. ML3W DNA harbors:
- a CDS encoding ABC-F family ATP-binding cassette domain-containing protein, which yields MSILATEQVSHSFHDRWLFKDLHFGLLKGDRVALVGINGTGKSTLLSILGGKLEPTSGKVVKEKGIKIGFLNQDPKYDGLTSINDFIYSTDNEEQRLIRDYEEVLAMPEIDQDKLAELTDKITNLNAWEYEYNIKTILNRLNIVDFQQDIKSLSGGQRKRLALAKLLIDEPDVYILDEPTNHLDIETIEWLEKLLTTGNKTVLLVTHDRYFLDNICTEIRELDRGKLFSYKGNYSYFLEKKSEREAIDSVMVERSQNLLRRELEWMRRQPQARGTKSKSRIDAYYELEEKSKGQKANDSVQLSVKISRQGSKILELEHVSKNYGDKVIISDFSYVFKKGDRIGLAGKNGTGKSTFLNLITQNEEATSGSIAVGETTVYGYYKQGGLEVNEGDRVLDVVKNVAEYIQMANGDVITASQLLTHFLFPPEKQFGFVNKLSGGERKRLQLMRILMLNPNFLILDEPSNDLDIDTLNVLEDFLMNYGGVLILVSHDRYLLDKLTEQLFIFEGEGKIDIYNGNYADYKIEQDILIKEQKLKKDQPVQKIETVIKEEKKKLSYKEQLEYDKLEKEIQHLEELLVEKNNTLHQTVDHVQLSSIAQEIEDIQSNIDKKSERWLSLAELM from the coding sequence GTGAGTATATTAGCAACTGAACAAGTAAGTCATTCATTTCATGACAGATGGCTTTTTAAAGATTTACATTTTGGACTTCTTAAAGGGGATAGAGTAGCCTTAGTAGGTATTAACGGAACAGGTAAATCAACCCTTCTCTCCATATTAGGTGGCAAATTAGAGCCTACCTCCGGCAAAGTTGTTAAAGAGAAAGGTATAAAAATAGGCTTTCTGAATCAAGACCCCAAGTACGATGGCTTGACTTCTATCAACGATTTTATTTATTCTACAGACAACGAAGAGCAACGACTTATTAGAGATTACGAAGAGGTATTAGCTATGCCTGAAATTGATCAGGACAAACTAGCGGAACTTACTGATAAAATAACGAACCTGAATGCTTGGGAATATGAGTACAATATTAAGACTATTCTAAACCGTCTCAATATTGTCGATTTTCAACAAGACATCAAAAGCTTATCAGGAGGACAGCGAAAACGATTAGCTCTGGCCAAACTTTTAATTGATGAACCGGATGTATATATTTTAGATGAGCCTACCAACCATTTGGATATTGAGACCATTGAGTGGTTAGAAAAATTACTAACCACAGGAAATAAGACCGTTTTATTAGTAACCCACGATCGCTATTTTCTAGATAATATCTGTACAGAAATTAGAGAATTGGATAGGGGGAAACTGTTTAGTTACAAAGGAAATTATTCCTACTTTTTAGAGAAAAAGTCTGAACGTGAAGCCATCGATTCTGTGATGGTAGAAAGAAGTCAAAACCTTTTACGTCGCGAACTTGAATGGATGAGGAGACAACCCCAAGCACGTGGTACAAAATCCAAATCTAGAATAGATGCGTATTATGAGCTTGAAGAAAAATCGAAAGGTCAAAAAGCAAATGACTCTGTTCAACTAAGCGTCAAAATTAGTAGACAAGGATCAAAAATATTAGAGCTTGAGCATGTCTCTAAAAACTATGGAGACAAAGTAATCATAAGTGATTTTTCCTATGTGTTCAAAAAAGGAGATCGTATTGGTTTAGCTGGTAAAAACGGAACCGGTAAGTCTACATTTTTAAATTTAATAACACAGAATGAGGAAGCCACTAGCGGAAGTATTGCGGTAGGAGAAACGACTGTTTATGGTTATTACAAACAGGGCGGTTTAGAAGTCAACGAAGGAGACCGAGTACTTGACGTTGTTAAAAATGTAGCAGAGTATATCCAAATGGCAAATGGTGATGTCATCACGGCCTCTCAGTTATTGACTCACTTTTTATTTCCGCCAGAGAAGCAATTTGGCTTCGTTAATAAATTGAGTGGGGGCGAACGCAAGCGTTTACAATTGATGCGTATCCTAATGTTGAACCCAAACTTCCTTATTCTAGATGAGCCTTCTAATGATCTCGATATTGACACCTTGAATGTACTCGAGGATTTCTTGATGAACTATGGTGGGGTTCTTATATTGGTTTCTCACGATAGGTATTTATTGGATAAACTAACCGAGCAATTATTCATATTTGAAGGAGAGGGTAAAATTGACATCTATAATGGTAATTATGCAGATTACAAAATCGAACAAGATATTTTAATCAAAGAGCAGAAATTAAAGAAAGATCAACCAGTCCAAAAAATAGAAACTGTAATAAAAGAAGAGAAGAAAAAGCTATCCTATAAAGAGCAACTGGAGTACGATAAACTGGAAAAAGAAATACAGCATCTTGAAGAACTATTGGTAGAGAAGAACAACACGCTTCACCAGACCGTAGATCATGTACAGCTTTCTAGTATTGCACAAGAGATAGAAGATATACAAAGTAATATTGATAAAAAGTCTGAAAGGTGGTTAAGCCTTGCGGAATTAATGTAA
- the mnmG gene encoding tRNA uridine-5-carboxymethylaminomethyl(34) synthesis enzyme MnmG: MFKKYNVIVVGAGHAGCEAAAAAANLGSSVLLITMNMGVIAQMSCNPAIGGVAKGQIVREIDAMGGYTGIIADKSTIQFRMLNLSKGPAMWSPRTQNDRMRFAEEWRLQLEAIPTLDMWQDTVKEVIVKNGRACGVITSLGIEIEADAVVLTNGTFLNGVIHIGEKRFGGGRTGERAATGLTEQLVSLGFESGRMKTGTPPRIDGRSLNYGLMEEQWGDEKRGKFSYSDVPLPTEQRCCWITYTNEKVHEMLRTGFEKSPMFTGRIKGLGPRYCPSIEDKINRFAERERHQIFVEPEGWHTAEIYVNGFSTSLPEDVQQKALRLIPGFENAKMYRPGYAIEYDFFPPMQLDLTLETLIVKHLFFAGQINGTTGYEEAAAQGFVAGINAHQRINNDKELILKRSESYIGVLIDDLVTKGTDEPYRMFTSRAEHRLLLRQDNADIRLTPIAHKLGLVGDDRYNKVQDKIKNADHIIQYLKQNSTTVDKMNPILEQAGSSLISQKTKLSNLLGRPQIGIYDLAKGDEDFGSYLNQYDRETIEQAEIKVKYESYFEKEMEIVNRMKKMEDREINPEFDYSSLVSLSIEARQKLTQVKPRTLGQASRISGVSPSDISVLMVHMS, encoded by the coding sequence ATGTTTAAAAAATATAACGTTATCGTAGTTGGTGCTGGCCATGCAGGATGCGAGGCAGCAGCAGCAGCAGCAAATCTTGGTTCATCGGTATTGCTCATCACGATGAACATGGGCGTAATTGCTCAAATGAGCTGTAACCCCGCAATTGGTGGTGTAGCAAAAGGTCAAATAGTAAGAGAAATAGATGCTATGGGTGGGTACACAGGTATCATTGCCGATAAATCTACTATCCAATTCCGCATGTTGAACTTATCCAAGGGCCCCGCAATGTGGAGCCCAAGAACACAAAATGACCGGATGCGATTTGCAGAAGAATGGCGATTACAACTTGAAGCAATCCCAACATTGGATATGTGGCAAGATACAGTGAAAGAAGTCATCGTGAAAAATGGCAGAGCTTGTGGTGTGATTACTTCTTTGGGAATAGAAATTGAAGCGGATGCAGTTGTATTAACCAACGGAACATTTCTTAATGGAGTTATACATATTGGAGAAAAAAGATTCGGAGGTGGTAGAACAGGAGAGAGAGCAGCAACTGGTTTAACCGAACAATTGGTTTCATTAGGATTCGAGTCTGGTAGAATGAAGACTGGTACACCCCCAAGAATTGATGGAAGAAGTCTGAACTATGGACTGATGGAAGAACAGTGGGGCGACGAAAAAAGAGGTAAATTTTCATATTCAGATGTACCATTACCAACAGAACAACGCTGTTGTTGGATAACCTATACCAACGAAAAGGTGCACGAAATGCTAAGAACTGGCTTCGAAAAATCACCTATGTTTACGGGTAGAATTAAAGGTTTAGGACCTCGCTATTGTCCTTCAATTGAAGATAAAATCAATAGATTTGCAGAGCGTGAAAGACATCAAATTTTTGTTGAGCCAGAAGGATGGCATACAGCTGAAATTTATGTTAACGGTTTTTCTACATCATTACCAGAAGATGTTCAACAGAAAGCATTGCGTTTAATACCAGGTTTCGAAAATGCAAAAATGTACAGACCAGGCTATGCCATAGAATATGATTTCTTTCCACCAATGCAACTTGATTTAACATTGGAAACCCTTATCGTAAAACACCTATTTTTCGCAGGTCAGATTAACGGTACAACGGGATATGAAGAAGCCGCAGCACAAGGATTCGTTGCAGGTATCAATGCGCATCAACGCATCAATAATGACAAAGAGCTAATTCTTAAAAGATCGGAATCTTATATTGGTGTACTAATTGACGACCTTGTAACTAAAGGAACTGATGAGCCATACCGTATGTTTACGTCTCGAGCAGAACATCGCTTACTATTGAGACAAGATAATGCAGATATCAGGTTGACTCCAATTGCTCATAAATTAGGATTAGTAGGAGATGACCGATACAATAAAGTTCAGGATAAAATAAAAAATGCCGACCATATTATTCAGTATTTAAAACAAAATTCGACAACAGTAGATAAGATGAACCCCATCTTAGAACAAGCCGGATCGAGCTTAATATCTCAAAAAACAAAATTGTCAAATCTATTGGGAAGACCGCAAATTGGTATTTATGATTTAGCAAAAGGCGATGAAGACTTTGGTTCATACCTAAATCAGTATGATAGAGAAACCATAGAGCAGGCTGAAATAAAAGTCAAATATGAAAGCTATTTTGAAAAGGAAATGGAAATAGTTAATAGAATGAAAAAAATGGAGGATAGAGAAATTAATCCAGAATTTGATTATTCTTCTCTTGTATCACTATCTATAGAAGCCCGACAAAAATTAACGCAAGTCAAACCACGAACTTTAGGACAAGCATCCCGAATTTCAGGTGTGTCCCCGTCAGATATAAGTGTTTTAATGGTACACATGTCGTAA
- a CDS encoding Ig-like domain-containing domain: MLILLTVQCASIKQPTGGPKDSIAPVVLNEFPANFSKNFKEKKIEITLDEYVKLNNQQKEFSISPDMDKPPQFKIKKKILEITLPDSLEQNTTYTINFGKGLVDYNASNPIVNYSYVFATGDQIDSLSISGNVTNALTKEIEKEVRVLLIPTSQDSIFGKKKANIFAQTDTLGNYKISNLRENTYRIYALKETNNDRIYNNPDELIGFLKDSIVLDKDLTQVNLQISKGTPIKFRVLDKKIENTGRIQLTFNRGVKDPGLTLINDDENDKSKIVQYSQAQDSAFIYMNNLDRDSIKFILTEQKSVLDTILIRKSNLKLDRAIIPILVPSNGKVDRVKHLTLSSLTPIKSVDKSKIKFIEDSIAKTNFQLQLDTTVSNLYHIRYNWRKQKNYEIILEEGAMKGYFGEENKEKKISLSYDDSDNYGDITFTFTGIDTTKQYIVELIDEKKEKVYRKDVLDNALGKVAYKEFPGGKYTLRIILDDNKNGIWDPGEVYQLTQPESLIYLNKIFTIRANWEQNESFNLQELNNLN; encoded by the coding sequence TTGCTGATTTTACTTACAGTACAATGTGCAAGCATAAAACAACCCACAGGTGGACCAAAAGATTCGATAGCACCTGTGGTGTTAAACGAATTTCCAGCGAATTTTTCTAAAAACTTCAAAGAGAAAAAAATTGAGATTACTCTAGATGAATATGTCAAATTGAATAACCAGCAGAAGGAATTTAGTATTTCTCCTGATATGGATAAACCACCTCAATTTAAAATCAAAAAGAAAATACTAGAAATTACTTTACCTGATTCGCTAGAACAAAATACAACCTATACGATTAATTTTGGTAAAGGGCTTGTCGATTATAATGCCAGTAATCCTATCGTAAATTATAGCTACGTATTTGCGACAGGTGATCAAATAGATTCTTTATCTATTTCAGGAAATGTGACCAACGCATTAACAAAAGAAATAGAAAAAGAAGTACGTGTACTCCTTATTCCTACCAGTCAAGATTCCATATTTGGAAAAAAGAAAGCTAATATTTTTGCGCAAACTGATACTTTAGGTAATTATAAAATCAGCAATTTACGAGAAAATACGTATCGGATATATGCCTTAAAGGAAACTAATAACGACCGAATATATAATAATCCTGATGAACTGATTGGCTTTCTAAAAGATTCAATTGTATTGGATAAAGACTTAACCCAAGTCAATCTACAAATATCAAAAGGCACTCCCATTAAATTTAGAGTCCTAGATAAAAAAATAGAGAATACAGGACGCATTCAGCTAACGTTTAATAGAGGTGTTAAAGATCCAGGATTAACATTAATAAATGATGATGAAAATGATAAAAGCAAAATTGTACAATATTCACAGGCTCAAGATTCAGCATTTATATACATGAATAATCTGGACAGAGACTCCATAAAGTTCATTTTAACAGAACAAAAATCAGTACTCGATACGATACTTATTAGAAAATCAAACTTAAAATTAGACAGAGCTATTATCCCCATTTTAGTACCCTCAAATGGTAAAGTAGATCGCGTGAAACACCTTACGCTATCATCATTGACACCTATCAAATCGGTCGATAAAAGTAAAATAAAATTTATAGAAGATAGTATTGCCAAAACAAATTTTCAACTACAATTAGATACTACCGTATCCAATTTATACCATATCCGGTATAACTGGAGAAAACAAAAAAACTATGAAATCATACTCGAAGAAGGGGCAATGAAGGGTTATTTTGGTGAGGAAAATAAAGAGAAAAAAATAAGCTTGAGCTACGATGATAGTGACAATTATGGTGATATTACTTTTACATTTACCGGCATTGATACTACCAAACAATATATAGTGGAGCTCATCGATGAGAAAAAAGAAAAAGTATATAGAAAAGATGTTCTAGATAATGCTCTTGGTAAAGTAGCCTATAAAGAATTCCCAGGGGGTAAATATACGCTAAGAATTATCCTTGATGACAACAAGAATGGTATTTGGGACCCTGGAGAAGTTTATCAATTAACACAACCAGAATCCCTTATTTATCTAAATAAAATATTTACCATTCGTGCCAACTGGGAACAAAATGAGTCATTCAATCTACAAGAACTGAATAATCTAAATTAA
- a CDS encoding gamma carbonic anhydrase family protein — protein MACILPVKGISPKYSENCFIAPNCTIVGDVELGEHCSVWFNAVIRGDVNFIRIGNYTNIQDGVVIHCTYMKSGTTIGNYVNIGHQAMVHGCIIHDYVLIGMGAIVMDNAIIESNVIIAAGAVVLENFVCETGYLYAGVPAKKIKAITDEQRNMLQQLPHNYVLYSSWFD, from the coding sequence ATGGCCTGTATATTACCAGTAAAGGGTATTAGCCCCAAGTATAGTGAAAATTGCTTTATAGCACCTAATTGTACCATAGTGGGTGATGTAGAATTAGGTGAACATTGTTCTGTTTGGTTCAATGCTGTTATAAGAGGCGATGTTAATTTTATTCGTATAGGCAACTATACCAATATCCAAGATGGTGTTGTTATCCATTGTACCTATATGAAATCGGGTACAACGATTGGTAACTATGTGAATATTGGTCATCAAGCGATGGTGCATGGTTGTATTATACATGACTATGTACTTATCGGTATGGGAGCTATTGTTATGGACAATGCTATTATAGAAAGTAATGTGATTATAGCTGCAGGTGCAGTTGTATTGGAAAATTTTGTGTGTGAGACGGGATATTTATATGCAGGTGTACCTGCAAAAAAGATAAAAGCGATAACTGATGAACAAAGAAATATGTTACAACAGTTACCGCATAATTATGTGCTTTATAGCTCTTGGTTTGATTAA
- the nadB gene encoding L-aspartate oxidase, which produces MSERKVDFLVIGSGIAGLSFALKAADHGKVLIVTKSNEDESNTKYAQGGVAAVVDKSDSFEQHITDTQIAGDGLCDVEIVENVVREAPERIEELISYGTSFDKSDSGVYDLAKEGGHSANRILHYKDITGYEIERSLLEKVHEHPNIEMLTHYFAIDLITQHHLGEFVDKQREDIKCFGIYAFNTDTHVVDKILSKITVMASGGAGHIYASTTNPTIATGDGIAMVYRAKGKVRNMEFMQFHPTSLYNPSDSPAFLVSEAVRGFGGILRRVNGEDFMLEYDERASLAPRDIVARAIDSEMKKSGIDYVYLDITHRKKEDIIKHFPNIYEKCLSIGLDMSKDFIPVTPAAHYLCGGIYVDDYGRSSIKNLYACGECSSTGLHGANRLASNSLLEALVYAHRIYLDAAKTLSNAVYAVGVPEWDDSKAKLSNEDILVTHNLRECQKVMSDYVGIVRSDFRLERALNRLHLLYGETEDFYRHTKLSVKLCELRNVIQVAFIVTKSALLRKESRGLHFTTDYPQHADTLKDTLF; this is translated from the coding sequence ATGTCAGAAAGAAAGGTAGATTTCCTTGTCATTGGATCTGGAATAGCGGGGTTAAGTTTTGCTTTAAAAGCAGCTGATCACGGTAAAGTATTGATTGTCACAAAGTCAAATGAAGATGAATCAAATACAAAATATGCGCAAGGAGGGGTGGCTGCAGTTGTGGATAAATCTGATAGTTTTGAACAGCATATAACTGATACTCAGATAGCTGGTGATGGATTGTGTGATGTTGAAATTGTGGAAAACGTAGTTAGGGAAGCTCCGGAGCGTATTGAAGAGCTTATTTCTTATGGAACTTCTTTTGATAAGTCAGATTCTGGAGTTTATGATTTAGCGAAAGAGGGGGGGCATTCGGCAAATAGAATATTACATTATAAAGATATTACGGGATATGAAATAGAAAGATCGCTGCTTGAAAAAGTACATGAACATCCAAATATTGAGATGTTGACGCATTATTTTGCTATAGATTTAATAACACAGCATCATTTGGGCGAGTTTGTAGACAAGCAAAGGGAAGATATTAAGTGTTTTGGTATCTATGCTTTTAATACCGATACACATGTGGTCGATAAGATTTTAAGCAAGATTACGGTTATGGCTTCGGGTGGTGCTGGTCATATTTATGCAAGTACGACCAATCCAACCATAGCAACAGGTGATGGAATCGCGATGGTTTATCGTGCAAAAGGGAAGGTGCGAAATATGGAATTTATGCAATTCCATCCTACATCATTATATAATCCTAGCGATTCACCGGCCTTTTTGGTTTCGGAAGCAGTACGTGGATTTGGGGGTATTTTGCGACGTGTCAATGGTGAAGATTTCATGCTTGAATATGATGAAAGAGCCTCGTTGGCACCTCGTGATATCGTTGCCAGGGCGATTGATTCAGAGATGAAAAAATCAGGTATTGACTATGTGTATTTGGATATAACGCATCGTAAAAAGGAAGATATTATAAAGCATTTTCCAAATATTTATGAAAAATGTTTATCGATTGGATTGGATATGAGCAAAGATTTTATTCCAGTTACCCCAGCTGCTCACTATTTATGTGGAGGTATTTATGTGGATGATTATGGTAGAAGTAGTATCAAAAATTTATATGCGTGTGGTGAATGTTCGTCAACAGGTTTGCATGGTGCGAACCGATTGGCTTCAAATTCGCTCTTGGAGGCTTTGGTTTATGCGCATCGAATTTATTTGGATGCGGCTAAAACTTTGTCAAATGCTGTTTATGCAGTAGGGGTTCCGGAATGGGATGATTCAAAAGCTAAACTCTCTAATGAAGATATTTTGGTTACGCACAACCTTCGCGAATGTCAGAAAGTAATGAGTGATTATGTTGGTATCGTTCGTTCTGATTTCAGGTTAGAACGTGCACTCAATCGATTGCATTTACTATATGGAGAAACAGAAGATTTTTATAGACATACTAAATTATCCGTTAAATTGTGTGAATTGAGAAATGTAATCCAGGTAGCTTTTATTGTTACTAAATCTGCTTTATTAAGAAAGGAAAGTAGGGGTTTACATTTCACGACAGATTATCCGCAACATGCTGATACATTAAAAGATACTTTATTTTAG
- the nadA gene encoding quinolinate synthase NadA gives MDLVNYDIEAKGYIDIPIDPSLDLIEEIKRLKEEKNAVILAHYYQEAEIQDIADYIGDSLGLSQEAAKTDADVIVFAGVHFMAETAKILSPSKKVLLPDAKAGCSLSDSCPPHLFAKFKEQYPDHLVITYVNCTAELKALSDIVCTSSNAVEIVESLPKDQKIIFGPDRNLGAYVMKKTGRDLVLWNGACMVHEIFSQDKIDQLKVTYPDAKFIAHPECEDHILAGADYVGSTSGMLKYTMNDEATTYIVATESGIIHQMQKASPGKTFIPAPPNNACACNDCPHMKLNTLEKLYNCLKYESPEIILDEAVIARAQKPIERMLQLSAQLGL, from the coding sequence ATGGATTTAGTAAATTACGATATTGAAGCGAAGGGTTATATTGATATTCCTATAGACCCGAGCTTGGATTTGATTGAAGAGATCAAACGTCTTAAAGAAGAAAAAAACGCCGTTATTTTAGCACATTACTATCAAGAAGCCGAAATACAGGATATCGCTGATTATATCGGTGATAGTTTAGGCTTATCACAGGAAGCGGCTAAAACGGATGCAGATGTAATTGTTTTTGCAGGAGTACATTTTATGGCAGAAACAGCCAAGATACTTTCTCCCTCAAAAAAGGTATTGCTACCTGATGCTAAAGCAGGGTGCTCACTTTCGGATTCATGTCCGCCGCATTTGTTTGCCAAATTTAAAGAACAGTATCCCGATCATTTGGTTATTACATATGTAAATTGTACTGCGGAGTTGAAAGCACTTTCAGATATTGTATGTACTTCAAGTAATGCGGTAGAGATCGTTGAGAGTCTCCCAAAAGACCAAAAGATTATTTTTGGTCCAGACCGCAATCTAGGGGCATACGTGATGAAGAAGACAGGAAGAGACCTTGTGCTTTGGAATGGAGCATGTATGGTACACGAAATTTTCTCTCAGGATAAGATTGATCAATTAAAAGTAACCTATCCGGATGCAAAATTTATTGCTCATCCAGAATGTGAAGATCATATTTTGGCAGGTGCGGATTATGTTGGCTCTACTTCAGGAATGTTGAAGTATACGATGAACGATGAGGCTACAACTTATATCGTGGCTACAGAGTCTGGAATCATTCATCAGATGCAAAAGGCTAGTCCAGGTAAAACGTTCATTCCTGCACCTCCAAACAACGCTTGTGCGTGCAATGATTGTCCACATATGAAATTGAATACGCTGGAGAAGCTATATAATTGTTTGAAATACGAAAGTCCGGAAATCATACTTGATGAGGCGGTCATAGCAAGAGCACAAAAACCTATTGAGCGTATGCTTCAGTTATCTGCACAATTAGGATTATAA